A window of the Haloarcula litorea genome harbors these coding sequences:
- a CDS encoding type IV pilin: protein MSGSESGSDRNVVLILVAVVVGGVVLLALAVIVAAVVGSFVLGVGDASSETTPRVQFEVTTGEGTVTITHAGGDSVDADRLVLSVNEERRGTWGELSDGGAGVEVGDSVELDGVAAGDTVRVRWIGDASEAVLFRTTV from the coding sequence ATGTCAGGATCGGAGTCCGGCAGTGACCGGAACGTCGTACTGATCCTCGTCGCGGTCGTCGTCGGGGGCGTCGTGCTCCTCGCCCTCGCGGTGATCGTCGCCGCCGTGGTCGGGTCGTTCGTCCTCGGGGTCGGGGACGCGAGCAGCGAGACGACCCCGCGGGTCCAGTTCGAGGTGACGACCGGCGAGGGGACGGTGACGATAACCCACGCGGGCGGCGACAGCGTCGACGCCGACCGACTCGTCCTCTCGGTGAACGAGGAGCGACGGGGGACGTGGGGCGAACTGAGCGACGGCGGTGCCGGCGTCGAGGTCGGCGACAGCGTCGAGCTCGACGGGGTCGCCGCCGGCGACACGGTTCGGGTCCGCTGGATCGGCGACGCATCGGAGGCGGTGCTGTTCCGGACGACGGTCTGA
- a CDS encoding MBL fold metallo-hydrolase has translation MTVRHDGITAEWLGYATLRLEGEDTVVYLDPGRYGVLTGEWEPDTPGVGHPEARDYAPQDGDVVCVTHVHHYDPDGIRRVAKPDATVVAFEGIDVHRTDRDLDRLADLDYEVREVSMEADLLVDDVPVWTTPAYNDPDGPNTDANGQPYHPEGIGCGFLLSVDGTRVFWPGDSDALDGHAELDVSLFVPSISQSFTMDRHSAADLAERMDPDLVLPIHYNTFAALEADDEAFAADVASRRVPVVLDRD, from the coding sequence ATGACTGTCAGGCACGACGGCATCACCGCCGAGTGGCTCGGCTACGCGACGCTCCGACTCGAAGGCGAGGACACCGTCGTCTACCTTGACCCCGGCCGGTACGGCGTCCTGACCGGGGAGTGGGAGCCCGACACGCCGGGCGTCGGCCACCCCGAAGCGCGCGACTACGCCCCCCAGGACGGCGACGTCGTCTGTGTCACCCACGTCCACCACTACGACCCGGACGGCATCCGCCGGGTCGCAAAGCCGGACGCGACGGTCGTCGCGTTCGAGGGGATCGACGTCCACCGGACGGACCGCGACCTCGACCGCCTGGCCGACCTCGACTACGAGGTCCGCGAGGTGTCGATGGAGGCCGACCTCCTCGTCGACGACGTGCCCGTCTGGACGACGCCGGCGTACAACGACCCCGACGGTCCGAACACCGACGCGAACGGCCAGCCGTACCACCCGGAGGGGATCGGCTGTGGGTTCCTCCTCTCGGTGGACGGGACGCGGGTGTTCTGGCCCGGCGACTCAGACGCGCTCGACGGCCACGCCGAGCTGGACGTCTCGCTGTTCGTCCCCTCGATCTCCCAAAGCTTCACGATGGACCGCCACAGCGCGGCCGACCTGGCGGAGCGGATGGACCCCGACCTCGTGTTGCCCATCCACTACAACACGTTCGCCGCGCTGGAGGCCGACGACGAGGCGTTCGCCGCCGACGTGGCGAGCAGGCGGGTGCCGGTCGTGCTGGACCGGGACTGA
- a CDS encoding DUF7549 family protein, translated as MAWVKSEYAGELAVLSTWLVGLAPWSVSVFSQRGFSVAALRFLPFRFQFIFGAQFTGERPFLWTWEVPGFVASGELTLGATLGAVAFGVYAVAFALSLFYYVEEERLEARSPVDPVRLSGGLLGAVALLTLAATALFVLYFPGVTLPVGAAVAAVLAAVLLRVDRA; from the coding sequence ATGGCCTGGGTCAAGTCCGAGTACGCCGGCGAACTCGCGGTGCTCTCGACGTGGCTGGTCGGGCTCGCCCCGTGGTCCGTCTCGGTGTTCAGCCAGCGCGGCTTCTCCGTCGCCGCGCTGCGCTTTCTCCCCTTCCGGTTCCAGTTCATCTTCGGCGCGCAGTTCACCGGCGAGCGGCCGTTCCTCTGGACGTGGGAGGTGCCCGGTTTCGTCGCCTCCGGCGAGCTCACGCTCGGCGCGACCCTCGGTGCCGTCGCCTTCGGCGTCTACGCCGTCGCGTTCGCGCTGAGCCTGTTCTACTACGTCGAGGAGGAACGCCTCGAGGCGCGGTCCCCCGTCGACCCGGTGCGCCTGTCCGGCGGCCTGCTGGGGGCGGTGGCACTGCTCACCCTCGCGGCGACGGCGCTGTTCGTCCTGTACTTCCCCGGCGTGACCCTCCCCGTGGGTGCGGCCGTCGCGGCCGTCCTCGCAGCGGTCCTGCTGCGTGTCGATCGGGCCTGA
- a CDS encoding AIM24 family protein, which translates to MELEDFVSENAPDESRDAFELENSKLLDIDVDGSVMTKAGAMVAYQGDLTFTGKSSAEGGLTGFIKDQVSSEGTPVMQVEGDGHVYVADQEKRIQILSLDEGESISVNGNDVLAFEDGVDYEIGTIGSVGGASAAGLTNVFLSGPGMVAITTHGDPLVLEPPVRTDPDATVAWSSDLSPSIETDRSLGDAIGQSSGETYQMAFDGTSGFVVVQPYEETAQRA; encoded by the coding sequence ATGGAACTCGAAGACTTCGTCTCCGAGAACGCGCCCGACGAGAGCCGGGACGCGTTCGAACTGGAGAACAGCAAGCTCCTCGACATCGACGTCGACGGGAGCGTGATGACGAAAGCCGGTGCGATGGTCGCCTACCAGGGCGACCTCACCTTCACCGGCAAGTCCTCCGCCGAGGGCGGGCTCACCGGATTCATCAAAGACCAGGTCTCCAGCGAGGGGACCCCGGTGATGCAGGTCGAGGGCGACGGCCACGTCTACGTCGCCGACCAGGAGAAGCGGATCCAGATCCTCTCGCTGGACGAGGGTGAGTCGATCTCTGTCAACGGCAACGACGTGCTGGCCTTCGAGGACGGGGTCGACTACGAGATCGGCACGATCGGGAGCGTCGGCGGTGCGTCCGCGGCCGGCCTCACGAACGTCTTCCTCTCGGGGCCGGGGATGGTCGCGATCACGACCCACGGCGACCCGCTCGTCCTCGAACCGCCGGTCCGGACCGATCCCGACGCCACCGTGGCGTGGTCCAGCGATCTGTCGCCGAGCATCGAGACGGACCGGAGCCTGGGCGACGCGATCGGGCAGTCCTCCGGCGAGACCTACCAGATGGCCTTCGACGGGACGAGCGGCTTCGTCGTCGTCCAGCCCTACGAGGAGACCGCCCAGCGCGCCTGA
- the ligA gene encoding ATP-dependent DNA ligase LigA, whose product MEFAAFADRAAAIEAESADTAITESVSALLADADDDLATLARFVQGRVFPAHESRTLDVGPRLCYEAIARAAGRNVDADDVEARLAETGDVGEVAASYEFGGQRGLGAFGNGGGADGLTVAAVADDLATLAAASGDGSQETKVDLLFGLFNRCEPTEARYLARLVLSEMRIGVGDGTVRDAVADAFDVPVDAVERAVQVSNDYGRVAEVARADGESGLAAIDLAVGRPVQAMLAQAGTVSEALDDWEAAAVEWKYDGARVQIHFDGESARLFSRNMEDVTDPLPEVVETVESALDAPAILDGEVVAIDDDGDPLPFQEVLRRFRRKHDVAAAREDVTVRARAFDCLHADGDDLLDAPLTERRDRLDALAPDDLVSECRFTTDPDEVGDVERRALDAGHEGIMLKDPDSAYSPGKRGKHWRKRKPDVETLDCVVTGAEWGEGRRATLLGSFELSVRTDDGYATVGNVATGITDAELEELTARLEPHVVDTDGRDVTLDPAVVFEVGYEEIQTSTTYGSGYALRFPRFVAVRDDVSPADADSLARVERLADAR is encoded by the coding sequence ATGGAGTTCGCCGCCTTCGCCGACCGCGCCGCGGCCATCGAGGCAGAGAGCGCCGACACCGCGATCACCGAGTCGGTGAGCGCGCTGCTCGCCGACGCGGACGACGACCTGGCGACGCTCGCTCGCTTCGTCCAGGGCCGGGTGTTCCCCGCCCACGAGTCCCGGACGCTGGACGTCGGCCCGCGGCTCTGCTACGAGGCCATCGCGCGGGCGGCCGGGCGGAACGTCGACGCCGACGACGTGGAGGCGCGGCTGGCCGAGACCGGCGACGTCGGCGAGGTGGCGGCCAGCTACGAGTTCGGCGGCCAGCGGGGACTGGGCGCGTTCGGGAACGGCGGCGGGGCCGACGGCCTGACGGTCGCGGCGGTGGCCGACGACCTCGCGACCCTCGCGGCCGCCAGCGGCGACGGGAGTCAGGAGACGAAGGTCGACCTGCTCTTTGGGCTGTTCAACCGCTGTGAGCCGACGGAGGCGAGGTACCTCGCCCGGCTCGTCCTCTCGGAGATGCGCATCGGCGTGGGGGACGGGACCGTCCGGGACGCCGTCGCCGACGCCTTCGACGTCCCCGTCGACGCCGTCGAGCGAGCGGTCCAGGTGTCGAACGACTACGGCCGCGTCGCCGAGGTCGCCCGAGCCGACGGCGAGTCCGGGCTCGCGGCCATCGATCTCGCCGTCGGTCGCCCAGTGCAGGCGATGCTAGCGCAGGCGGGGACGGTGAGCGAGGCGCTCGACGACTGGGAGGCGGCCGCCGTCGAGTGGAAGTACGACGGCGCGCGCGTCCAGATCCACTTCGACGGGGAGTCGGCGCGACTGTTCTCCCGGAACATGGAGGACGTGACCGACCCGCTCCCGGAGGTCGTCGAGACGGTGGAGTCGGCCCTCGACGCGCCCGCCATCCTCGACGGCGAGGTGGTCGCGATCGACGACGACGGGGACCCGCTCCCCTTCCAGGAGGTGCTCCGGCGGTTCCGGCGCAAGCACGACGTGGCCGCCGCCCGCGAGGACGTGACGGTCCGCGCCCGCGCCTTCGACTGCCTGCACGCCGACGGCGACGACCTGCTGGACGCGCCGCTGACCGAACGCCGCGACCGGCTCGACGCGCTCGCGCCCGACGACCTGGTGTCGGAGTGTCGGTTCACGACGGACCCCGACGAGGTGGGCGACGTCGAGCGACGCGCACTCGACGCCGGCCACGAGGGGATTATGCTCAAGGACCCGGACTCGGCGTACTCCCCGGGGAAGCGCGGCAAGCACTGGCGCAAGCGCAAGCCCGACGTGGAGACGCTCGACTGCGTGGTCACCGGTGCGGAGTGGGGCGAGGGCCGCCGGGCGACCCTCCTCGGGAGCTTCGAGCTGTCGGTCCGGACCGACGACGGCTACGCGACCGTCGGCAACGTCGCCACCGGCATCACCGACGCGGAGCTCGAGGAGCTGACAGCTCGGCTCGAACCCCACGTCGTCGACACGGACGGCCGGGACGTGACCCTCGATCCCGCCGTCGTCTTCGAGGTCGGCTACGAGGAGATCCAGACGTCGACGACGTACGGGTCGGGCTACGCGCTCCGGTTCCCGCGGTTCGTCGCGGTCCGGGACGACGTCTCGCCCGCCGACGCCGACTCGCTGGCGCGGGTCGAGCGGCTCGCGGACGCGCGGTGA
- a CDS encoding type II secretion system F family protein: MALNPLGLAPLAVVLVVGAVVAASAVHEGFDRRLTRVSRRLFGRYVKPSPERERQLEAAYITQTYRGYAARTYLFTGAAAVAGAILGQYLTGGFLLAVPTLVELSMGLPRTMTAALGLRGFELVLTPRQTLWILVGSGVGFGLAVAGLTYTLRWELPQNTAEVRRRNIDEGMPRAIAFMYALSRGGTSFPDTMRTLAANDEIYGDVAREFGVTVREMDLFGRDVISAIGRMTRRTPSEEFKTFSENLSSVLQSGQSLSSFLHDQYERHQEEAEERQEDLLESLATIAEAYVTIFVAGVLFLITILLVFGLTTTDTLAFLQMLAYLGIPLANAGFMLYLGQKLDQLGIGDIGTTAVLERIETATLGKPAPERTATGVTDGGVVAGEDDNRVRLRFFDRAKRVRRLLSSPVESVLWNPPSVLYVAVPVALVLFAVRAPAAFQTQTVNVRLLDDYVVQSLLLVLGSFAVVRTVYSRRIQRIEAATPELLERLASLNEAGMTLVESLRRVRGSDVGVLSTELDRIWSDIRMGANVDDALVRFGRRIRTVSITRVVTLLTKAMRASGQLGPVLRIAATQARADRRLRRRRRQQMLTYLVVIYVSFFVFLVIIVAVQAVLVPALPSSVPTPESSNRLGVGVSQFARLGQVDKAAYTLVFFHTALVQAVLTGFIGGQLGEGTLKDGAKHAAVLLTIAYVALVLLSAPVASMTVTDASVDGGELTVDSASLSSGGFLVVHAYEPGGEVIGTSAYLEPGTHDGVTIQVDNPPPEGATVVVVAHRDTDGDERLDYFETGGAVDQPYAASGQRDATLVEVELE, from the coding sequence ATGGCGCTGAACCCGCTCGGTCTGGCCCCGCTCGCCGTCGTCCTCGTCGTCGGTGCCGTCGTCGCCGCCAGCGCGGTCCACGAGGGGTTCGACCGGCGACTGACGCGGGTCTCGCGGCGGCTGTTCGGGCGCTACGTCAAGCCCTCGCCCGAGCGCGAACGCCAGCTCGAGGCGGCCTACATCACTCAGACCTACCGCGGGTACGCCGCACGGACCTACCTGTTCACGGGGGCGGCGGCGGTCGCCGGCGCGATCCTGGGGCAGTACCTCACCGGCGGCTTCCTCCTCGCCGTGCCGACGCTGGTCGAGCTGTCGATGGGCCTCCCGCGGACGATGACGGCCGCACTCGGGCTCCGCGGGTTCGAGCTCGTCCTGACGCCACGGCAGACGCTGTGGATACTCGTCGGGAGCGGCGTCGGCTTCGGACTCGCCGTCGCGGGCCTCACCTACACGCTGCGGTGGGAGCTCCCACAGAACACGGCGGAGGTCCGCCGCCGCAACATCGACGAGGGGATGCCACGGGCCATCGCGTTTATGTACGCGCTCTCCCGGGGCGGCACGTCGTTCCCCGACACGATGCGGACCCTCGCCGCGAACGACGAGATCTACGGCGACGTGGCCCGGGAGTTCGGCGTCACCGTCCGCGAGATGGACCTGTTCGGCCGGGACGTGATCTCGGCCATCGGACGGATGACCAGACGCACGCCGAGCGAGGAGTTCAAGACCTTCTCGGAGAACCTCTCCAGCGTCCTCCAGAGCGGTCAGTCGCTGTCGTCGTTCCTCCACGACCAGTACGAGCGCCACCAGGAGGAGGCCGAGGAGCGCCAGGAGGACCTGCTGGAGTCGCTCGCGACCATCGCGGAGGCGTACGTCACCATCTTCGTCGCCGGGGTGCTCTTCCTCATCACCATCCTGCTCGTGTTCGGCCTGACGACGACGGACACGCTCGCCTTCCTGCAGATGCTCGCGTACCTCGGCATCCCGCTCGCGAACGCCGGCTTCATGCTCTACCTGGGGCAGAAGCTCGATCAGCTCGGGATCGGCGACATCGGAACGACGGCCGTGCTGGAACGTATCGAGACGGCCACGCTCGGTAAACCCGCACCCGAGCGGACCGCGACGGGCGTGACCGACGGCGGCGTCGTCGCGGGCGAGGACGACAATCGGGTGCGCCTCCGCTTCTTCGACCGCGCGAAGCGAGTCCGTCGGCTGCTGTCGTCGCCGGTCGAGTCGGTCCTCTGGAACCCGCCGTCGGTGCTGTACGTCGCCGTCCCCGTCGCGCTCGTGCTGTTCGCCGTCCGGGCCCCGGCGGCGTTCCAGACGCAGACGGTGAACGTCCGCTTGCTCGACGACTACGTGGTCCAGTCGCTGCTGCTCGTCCTCGGCTCCTTCGCAGTCGTCCGGACCGTCTACAGCCGCCGAATCCAGCGGATCGAAGCCGCCACGCCGGAACTGCTGGAGCGGCTCGCGAGCCTCAACGAGGCGGGGATGACGCTGGTCGAGAGCCTGCGTCGCGTCCGCGGGAGCGACGTCGGGGTGCTGTCGACGGAGCTCGACCGCATCTGGAGCGACATCAGGATGGGGGCGAACGTCGACGACGCGCTCGTCAGGTTCGGCCGCCGCATCCGGACCGTCTCGATCACGCGGGTCGTGACCCTCCTCACGAAGGCGATGCGGGCGTCGGGACAGCTCGGTCCCGTGCTCCGCATCGCCGCGACGCAGGCCCGGGCCGATCGCCGCCTCCGCCGGCGTCGCCGCCAACAGATGCTCACCTACCTCGTGGTCATCTACGTCTCCTTCTTCGTGTTCCTGGTCATCATCGTCGCGGTCCAGGCGGTGCTGGTGCCCGCGCTCCCGTCCTCGGTCCCGACGCCGGAGTCCTCGAACCGCCTCGGCGTCGGGGTCAGCCAGTTCGCCCGCCTCGGCCAGGTGGACAAGGCGGCCTACACGCTCGTGTTCTTCCACACCGCCCTGGTCCAGGCCGTCCTCACCGGGTTCATCGGCGGCCAGCTCGGGGAGGGAACGCTGAAAGACGGGGCCAAACACGCCGCGGTCCTGCTGACCATCGCCTACGTCGCGCTGGTGTTGCTGTCGGCCCCGGTGGCGTCGATGACGGTCACCGACGCCTCCGTCGACGGGGGCGAACTGACCGTCGACTCGGCGTCGCTGTCGAGCGGCGGGTTCCTCGTCGTCCACGCCTACGAGCCGGGCGGCGAGGTCATCGGGACCTCGGCGTACCTCGAACCCGGCACGCACGACGGCGTCACGATCCAGGTCGACAACCCCCCGCCGGAGGGGGCGACCGTCGTGGTCGTCGCCCACCGGGACACCGACGGCGACGAGCGCCTGGACTACTTCGAGACGGGCGGGGCGGTCGACCAGCCCTACGCCGCGTCCGGCCAGCGGGACGCGACGCTCGTCGAAGTCGAACTGGAGTGA
- a CDS encoding EamA family transporter, which produces MPGLALGIGLATLAALALAVQSLAVRFSTERQSVWSLTATVFVVNVALLVPVTLVRHFPDHGLTGRAVLAFAAGGLLGSLLARAALFVGISRLGASRAEPLKSTFPLVAVVSAVLVLDEPLTPPLVVGVVLLVGGAVAVSLDARTSRVTGSGRRLLVDLSFPLAGALLLGVDPVFTKVGLGEGTPALVGVTVRVVAAAVGFGLFLCWRWLRDDAVALSRPSRWTVVTGLANTGYLGLYLAALARAPVSLVAPILGTSPLLVVVGSALFARRRERVTLRLALGVTVLVAGVALIVRG; this is translated from the coding sequence ATGCCGGGACTCGCGCTGGGGATCGGACTCGCGACGCTCGCGGCGCTCGCCCTCGCCGTCCAGAGCCTCGCGGTCCGGTTCAGCACCGAGCGGCAGTCGGTCTGGAGCCTGACGGCGACCGTCTTCGTCGTCAACGTCGCGCTGCTCGTCCCGGTCACCCTGGTCCGGCACTTCCCCGACCACGGCCTGACCGGCCGCGCGGTCCTGGCGTTCGCCGCGGGCGGACTCCTCGGCTCGCTGCTGGCGCGGGCCGCGCTGTTCGTCGGTATCAGTCGGCTGGGGGCGAGCCGCGCCGAACCGCTGAAGTCGACGTTCCCGCTGGTCGCCGTCGTCTCGGCGGTCCTCGTGCTCGACGAACCGCTCACGCCGCCGCTGGTGGTGGGCGTGGTCCTGCTGGTCGGCGGTGCGGTGGCCGTCTCGCTGGACGCGAGGACCAGCCGAGTGACCGGCTCGGGGCGGCGGCTCCTGGTGGACCTCTCGTTTCCACTCGCCGGAGCGCTGCTGCTCGGCGTCGATCCGGTGTTCACGAAGGTGGGACTCGGGGAGGGGACGCCGGCACTCGTCGGCGTGACGGTCCGGGTCGTCGCCGCGGCCGTCGGGTTCGGCCTGTTCCTCTGCTGGCGGTGGCTTCGGGACGACGCCGTCGCGCTGTCGCGTCCCTCCCGGTGGACCGTCGTCACGGGCCTCGCGAACACCGGGTACCTCGGACTGTACCTGGCGGCCCTCGCCCGAGCCCCGGTGTCCCTCGTCGCCCCGATCCTCGGCACGAGCCCGCTGCTCGTCGTGGTCGGTTCGGCGCTGTTCGCCCGGCGGCGGGAGCGGGTGACCCTCCGTCTGGCCCTGGGAGTGACCGTGCTTGTCGCGGGCGTCGCGTTGATCGTGCGTGGCTGA
- a CDS encoding HalOD1 output domain-containing protein yields the protein MAPDSTLSLAVAEAVAEAEDVDPTELGTPLFPAVDGDALDELFRQSSGHVTFEYAGYEVTAASDGDVSVAPLTDT from the coding sequence ATGGCTCCCGACAGCACGCTGAGTCTCGCGGTCGCGGAGGCCGTCGCCGAGGCCGAGGACGTCGATCCGACGGAGCTCGGAACGCCGCTGTTCCCGGCGGTCGACGGGGACGCGCTCGACGAACTGTTCCGTCAGTCCTCGGGCCACGTCACCTTCGAGTACGCCGGCTACGAGGTGACGGCGGCGAGCGACGGCGACGTCTCCGTCGCACCCCTGACGGACACCTGA
- a CDS encoding MFS transporter — protein MVLGTDRRILTLAFARMADALGNSFLIIVLPLYIASGQISLDGLVGVELLGFVLREETLIGLVLSLFGLLNSFGQPVTGRFSDRLGRRKAFVLVGLVLFGIGSAAYPFLSSYWTVLAARGLQGVGAAFTVPATVALVNDYAESDTERGGNFGVFNTFRLIGFGFGPIVAGILVTGGIDGQDVVSYAVSGLTVSGFVAAFAVAVLGAIVSFALVTVYISDPPAAEDAASKDLSIAVLSPKGRGLDSVFVLGVGTFMMATTIALFATLEGPIRTRLDESTFMFSVQFAAVVIANVLLQVPIGRASDRIGRRPFIVAGFVVLVPAVYAQGVVTEPLLMLAARFVQGIAVALVFAPSLALAGDLAGQRGSGTTLSVLTMAFGLGVAVGPLASGVLYNLGGFSAPFTAGAALALFALVLTYSQVTETLDTGGEGARSAPQDRSA, from the coding sequence ATGGTTCTCGGCACCGACCGGCGTATCCTGACGCTGGCGTTCGCGCGGATGGCGGACGCGCTGGGCAACTCATTTCTCATCATCGTCCTCCCGCTGTACATCGCCAGCGGCCAGATCTCGCTGGACGGCCTCGTCGGGGTCGAACTGCTCGGGTTCGTCCTGCGCGAGGAGACGCTCATCGGCCTCGTCCTCTCGCTGTTCGGCCTCCTGAACTCCTTCGGGCAGCCCGTCACCGGGCGGTTCTCGGACCGGCTGGGCCGGCGCAAGGCGTTCGTCCTGGTCGGCCTGGTGCTGTTCGGTATCGGCAGCGCCGCCTACCCGTTCCTCTCCTCGTACTGGACCGTCCTGGCGGCCCGGGGGCTACAGGGCGTCGGCGCGGCCTTCACCGTCCCCGCGACGGTCGCGCTGGTCAACGACTACGCCGAGAGCGACACGGAGCGGGGCGGCAACTTCGGCGTGTTCAACACGTTCCGACTGATCGGCTTCGGCTTCGGTCCCATCGTCGCCGGGATCCTCGTCACCGGCGGGATCGACGGCCAGGACGTCGTCAGCTACGCCGTGAGCGGCCTCACCGTCTCCGGGTTCGTCGCCGCCTTCGCCGTCGCGGTGCTGGGTGCGATCGTCAGCTTCGCCCTCGTCACCGTCTACATCAGCGACCCGCCGGCCGCCGAGGACGCGGCGAGCAAGGACCTCTCGATCGCGGTCCTGAGCCCCAAGGGTCGCGGCCTCGACTCCGTGTTCGTGCTGGGCGTCGGGACCTTCATGATGGCCACGACCATCGCGCTGTTTGCCACGCTGGAAGGTCCCATCCGGACGCGGCTGGACGAGTCGACGTTCATGTTCAGCGTCCAGTTCGCCGCCGTCGTCATCGCGAACGTCCTCCTGCAGGTGCCGATCGGACGCGCGAGCGACCGGATCGGTCGCCGCCCGTTCATCGTCGCCGGCTTCGTCGTCCTCGTCCCCGCGGTCTACGCGCAGGGCGTCGTCACCGAACCGCTGTTGATGCTCGCGGCACGGTTCGTCCAGGGGATCGCCGTCGCGCTCGTGTTCGCGCCGTCGCTCGCGCTGGCCGGCGACCTCGCGGGCCAGCGCGGCTCCGGGACGACGCTGTCGGTCCTGACGATGGCGTTCGGCCTCGGCGTGGCCGTCGGCCCGCTGGCGTCGGGCGTCCTGTACAACCTCGGCGGCTTCAGTGCGCCCTTCACCGCCGGCGCGGCGCTTGCGCTGTTCGCGCTCGTCCTGACCTACTCGCAGGTCACGGAGACGCTGGACACCGGCGGCGAGGGCGCGCGATCGGCCCCACAGGACCGCAGCGCGTAG
- a CDS encoding type II/IV secretion system ATPase subunit, with product MSDPETPDAGDVVRDPLEHIRSWLSRTATVLSGSAAPASNYDPSRHGRLVEFDGLAGYEEVERYWLNAPFAFVSINRDPENDEFLYHIVEPSLSDIETELLDRLFDDIRGPLIYRDDVDTDPETALAEELRRRLEEYGVVVEAETFYRLYYYLYRSFQGYGHIDPLMHDPDIEDISCDGSNLPIFVYHDDYTDIETNVVLGDEELDSFVIQLAQRSGRHISVSDPVVSTTLPDGSRIELALGEEVTPRGSAFTIRKYAEEPFTPIDLLEYGTFSLEMLAYLWLAIESNKSLIFAGGTAAGKTTSMNALAMFIPPRSKVLTIEDTRELSLYHDNWLSAVTRERLDDSDITMYDLLRSALRHRPEYIVVGEVRGEEAITLFQAMNTGHTTFSTMHADSVQTVINRLENEPINVPRPMVQSLDILCVQVLTRSGDERVRRAKTLAEIEGIDQRTGELDYSTSYSWQATADEFTESNSELMDEIREERGWSQSELLRELKDRQRFLRYLHEEGVGDYRRFTSMVNKYYADKDAVMARIGSDVTV from the coding sequence ATGTCCGACCCCGAAACACCCGACGCCGGCGACGTCGTCCGCGACCCGCTGGAACACATCCGCTCGTGGCTCTCTCGGACGGCGACGGTCCTCTCGGGCTCGGCGGCCCCGGCGTCGAACTACGACCCCAGCAGACACGGTCGGCTCGTCGAGTTCGACGGGCTGGCGGGCTACGAGGAGGTCGAGCGCTACTGGCTCAACGCGCCCTTCGCCTTCGTCTCCATCAACCGCGATCCGGAGAACGACGAGTTCCTCTATCACATCGTCGAGCCGTCGCTGAGCGACATCGAGACGGAGCTCCTCGACCGCCTGTTCGACGACATCCGCGGCCCGCTCATCTACCGGGACGACGTGGACACCGACCCCGAGACGGCACTGGCCGAGGAGCTTCGCCGCCGGCTGGAGGAGTACGGCGTCGTCGTCGAGGCCGAGACGTTCTACCGGCTCTACTACTACCTCTACCGCTCGTTCCAGGGGTACGGCCACATCGACCCGCTGATGCACGATCCCGACATCGAGGACATCTCCTGTGACGGCTCGAACCTCCCCATCTTCGTCTACCACGACGACTACACGGACATCGAGACCAACGTCGTGCTGGGCGACGAGGAACTCGACAGCTTCGTCATCCAGCTGGCACAGCGGTCGGGGCGACACATCTCAGTCTCGGACCCCGTCGTCTCGACGACGCTGCCGGACGGCTCCCGCATCGAACTCGCGCTCGGCGAGGAGGTCACCCCGCGCGGCTCGGCCTTCACCATCCGGAAGTACGCCGAGGAGCCGTTCACGCCGATCGACCTGCTTGAGTACGGCACCTTCTCGCTGGAGATGCTGGCGTACCTCTGGCTCGCCATCGAGTCCAACAAGTCGCTCATCTTCGCCGGTGGGACGGCGGCCGGCAAGACCACCTCGATGAACGCGCTGGCGATGTTCATCCCGCCCCGCTCGAAGGTACTCACGATCGAGGACACCCGCGAGCTGTCGCTGTACCACGACAACTGGCTCTCCGCCGTGACGCGGGAGCGGCTGGACGACTCGGACATCACGATGTACGACCTGCTGCGGTCGGCGCTGCGCCACCGCCCCGAGTACATCGTCGTCGGCGAGGTCCGCGGCGAGGAGGCGATCACGCTGTTCCAGGCGATGAACACCGGCCACACCACGTTCTCGACGATGCACGCCGACTCCGTCCAGACGGTCATCAACCGCCTGGAGAACGAGCCCATCAACGTCCCGCGGCCGATGGTCCAGAGCCTCGACATCCTCTGTGTGCAGGTGCTGACTCGCTCGGGCGACGAGCGGGTCCGCCGCGCGAAGACGCTGGCGGAGATCGAGGGGATCGACCAGCGGACCGGCGAACTCGACTACTCGACGAGCTACTCCTGGCAGGCGACCGCCGACGAGTTCACCGAGAGCAACAGCGAACTGATGGACGAGATCCGAGAGGAACGTGGGTGGAGCCAGTCGGAACTGCTCCGCGAACTCAAGGATCGCCAGCGGTTCCTCCGGTACCTCCACGAGGAGGGGGTCGGGGACTACCGGCGGTTCACCTCGATGGTCAACAAGTACTACGCCGACAAGGACGCCGTGATGGCCCGCATCGGGTCCGACGTGACCGTCTGA